One genomic region from Apodemus sylvaticus chromosome 1, mApoSyl1.1, whole genome shotgun sequence encodes:
- the Foxi2 gene encoding forkhead box protein I2, with product MAGFCDGLGSCSVPHGLTRGIAHPPSYGRADLGSGRRLWLNSAALSPAPYATGPGPAPAPSYAAAALPVPGSLLSASSSLAGADLAWLSLSGQQELLRLVRPPYSYSALIAMAIQSAPLRRLTLSQIYQYVAGNFPFYKRSKAGWQNSIRHNLSLNDCFKKVPRDENDPGKGNYWTLDPNCEKMFDNGNFRRKRRRRGETSEAAVPGASGPEGSALESGGSASQDPQTSPSPPTPEAATSCLSGFSMAVGALSGGFGTLPDGLAQDFSFRRSSTAIAHSPQIPNTAPGFAPGHQTGAAGGFRVGHLIYSREGTEV from the exons ATGGCTGGGTTCTGCGACGGCCTGGGCTCCTGCTCGGTCCCGCATGGCCTGACCCGAGGCATCGCGCATCCTCCGAGCTATGGCCGAGCGGATCTGGGCTCTGGTAGGCGCCTGTGGTTGAACTCAGCTGCGCTCAGCCCGGCGCCCTACGCGACGGGACCAGGACCGGCTCCCGCTCCATCCTATGCTGCAGCGGCTCTCCCCGTCCCGGGTTCGCTCCTCAGTGCTTCAAGCAGTCTGGCGGGCGCCGATCTCGCGTGGCTGAGCCTGTCCGGACAGCAGGAGCTGCTGAGGCTGGTAAGGCCACCCTACTCCTACTCAGCACTCATCGCCATGGCCATCCAAAGCGCGCCACTGCGCAGGTTGACGCTCAGTCAGATCTACCAGTATGTGGCCGGCAACTTCCCCTTCTACAAGCGCAGCAAGGCAGGCTGGCAGAACTCCATCCGCCACAACCTATCGCTCAATGATTGCTTCAAGAAGGTGCCCCGAGATGAGAACGACCCAG GAAAAGGCAATTATTGGACGCTGGACCCAAACTGTGAGAAGATGTTTGACAATGGGAACTTCCGAAGGAAGAGAAGACGGAGAGGAGAGACTAGTGAGGCGGCTGTGCCAGGAGCCAGCGGCCCAGAGGGATCTGCACTGGAGTCTGGTGGCTCTGCTTCCCAGGACCCGCAGACCTCACCATCCCCACCTACACCTGAGGCCGCCACCTCTtgcctctctggcttctccatggCCGTGGGAGCCCTGTCCGGAGGCTTTGGCACTCTCCCTGATGGTCTGGCCCAGGACTTTTCTTTTCGAAGGTCATCAACCGCGATTGCCCACAGTCCTCAGATTCCTAACACCGCTCCCGGCTTTGCCCCTGGCCATCAGACAGGGGCTGCTGGGGGCTTTAGGGTGGGGCACCTCATCTACAGCCGGGAGGGGACTGAAGTTTGA